CGTGGGTCCTGCACGCCGAGGCTACGGTGAGTCCGTGTGCGGCACCCGCCGGCACCGCCGAGGCTGTCGCCGACATCAGGTCCCGCGCAGGCCGGCACCAGGACAAGACCGTGTTCTACCCCTGGCACGCGGCGCGCGGCAATCAGTGGAACGGTGCGTTCCAGGCCGTGGAGGACGTCTGGATGGGGGAGGGCGAGGCCCTGGCACGTCTGGCCGCCCCATCGTCCGTGCTGGACGACTGGGACGCTCACCGTTTCCACCCGGCCGTTCTGGACGCAGCGGCGCACTCCCTCGTCGCCGCACGGCCGGACATCGAAGAGGGCCAGGACCACGCGTTCGTCCTGGGAGGGATCGACCAGGTCCGGATCTTCCGGCGGCCGGGCACCCGGCTGTGGAGTCACTGCGTTCTGAAACCGGAGGCACGCGAAGACTCGTTCACGGGCGACGTCCGCATCCTCGACGAAACCGGAGCCCTGGTGGCCGATATGACCGGCCTGCGCCTGCAGTACCTCCGGGGGCACGCTCCAGCTCCGCTGGCATCCGCACCGGACGCTGACGAGGAGGACGGACCCGGCGACTGGCTGTACGAGCTGCAGTGGACGCCGGCAGCGCCCCTGACGACACCTGCTGTTCAGCAGGACGGAACGTGGGTGGTGCTGACGGACTCCGGCCACATCGGGCGCAATGTCGTCAAGGGGCTGCAGAGAAGGGGCCAGCGGGTCGTCGTCGTCACCGCCGCCCGCGGGTACGCGACGACCGGTGCGGACCGGCATCGAGTGGACCCGGCTTCACGTGATGACCTCGCCAAGATCCTCATGGAAACAAGCCAGGACTCCACGATCCGCGGCATCGTCCATATGTGGAGCCTGGACGCCACCGTCTCGGGCGATGCGAACGATGCGGAGATCCGACGGGCCGAAGACCTGACCTGCCGTAGCGCAGTGCACCTCTCCCAGGCACTGGCAGAGGCGCACCATGACCGGCCACCACGGTTGTGGCTGGTGACGCGCTCGGCGCAGCTCGTACAGCGCCAGGACCAGGTCAAGTCTCCGTTCCAGGCCCCGATATGGGGGCTGGGCCGCACGCTGGCCATCGAGCATCCGGACTGGCAGACGAGCCTGGTCGATCTCGACGACGCCCCTTCCAGCGTCGACGCTCTTCTCACGCACCTGCTGCATGCGGACGGCGAATCCCAGGTCGGCTTGCGTGACGGCCGGCGGCTGGCCGCCCGCCTGGTCCGCAAGGAAGTCGGCGCTGCAGAAGCTGCCGGGGCTCCGGCGGGTCATGTCGTGATCGAGGTCAGCCACGGCGGCATCGGCGCCAGAGACGGCAACCGTTTGACCGATCCCGCGTTCATGTGGGGGTGCGCAGGCGTCGTCGCAGCAGTCGGGGACGGCACTGACGGAGTTGTTACCGGCGACACCGTTCTCGCTCTGGTGCAGGGGCCGCTCGCCGGTACGGTGACCGTCCCGGCCTCCGTCGTGGTGTCGAAGCCTGCCGCCCTGACGGCGGCCCAGGCAGCCACGCTGCCGCGCAGCTTCGTCACCGCATACCGCGCTCTGCACGATGTGGCACGTGTGGCCACTGCGGAGCGGGTTGCCGTCGACGACACCACGGGCGAGCTGGCCGAGGCCGCCGCGAAGGTCGCCACAGCCTTGGGGGCCACCGTGGTCTCCAGCGAGGCCCGGGATCTGGATGTGCTGGTGACCTCGGGTTCAGGTCGGAAGAACGCGTCAACCGCCCGGCAGTTGAGTCCGGGCGGACGCTACGTGGATTGCAGTGCCACGTTCGGCTCCTCGCCCGGGCATCTCTCTGCCGAGGACTTCTCCCACAACCGCGCCTTCCACACTGTCGAGCTCGCAGAGCTGTTCTCCCGCGCTCCGCAGGAACTGGGCACGGCGCTGAGGCAGGTCTGTGGGCTCGCGGAGCGGGGGGTCCTGCGAACGGCCGGCTTCACGGAACTGTCCCTGAAGGAAGCCCAGGCCGCGCAGGGGGAAACGGGTCCGGTCGTCGTTGCGCTCTCTCAGCACACCGCCCAGGAGAGCGACGTGGAAAAGGCCGACTTCTCCGTTTTTGCCCATGCGACCTATCTCGTCACCGGTGGGGTCGGAGGCATCGGAGGCCGTGTCGCTTCCTGGCTGGCGGACCGAGGAGCCCGACACCTGCTCCTGACGGGGCGCACCGCTCTGCCGCCGTGTGAGGAATGGGGGAGCGTAGTGCCCACCGACCCAAATTATGGGCAGGTGTCGCTCCTTCGGTCGCTGGCCGGGCGCGGTATCGAGGTGGAGTACGCCGCTGTGGACGCGGCGGATTTCGACTCCATGCGGATGGTGCTCGCGGAGCGTGAGGCGGCTGGTCTGCCGCGGCTGCGTGGGGTGCTGCACGTCGCCGGAACGATCGACTACACGCTGGTGCGGGATCTCGAGTCGCCGCAGATCAGCGCCGCGTTGCACTCGAAGGTGTCAGGCGCATGGGCTCTTCACCGATTGACCCGGGACCAGCGGCTGGACTTCTTCGTCCTCTTCTCGTCCGGGTCGGCTCTGCTCGGCTCACCTCTGCTCGGCGCCTATGCGGCGGGGAACGCGTTCCTGGACGCTCTGGCGCACTACCGGTTGCAGCGTGGCCAGGCGGCGTCCGTCGTCAACTGGGGGTTCTGGGGCGGCGTGGGCATGATGGCGCGCAAGGCCCAGGAGGATGAACGGGACGTTGTTCCGCAGGGCATGCAGCACTTCACCCCCTCGCAGGGGTTGGCCGTCCTGGAGCATCTTCTGCAGCATCAGTGTGACCAGGCAGCCGTGCTCCGGGTGGACTGGCCCGTATGGGCGCAGGCATACCCCGCTCTGGCGTCGACTCCGCAGTTCCGGGGGCTGGCGCAGGGCGAAGCGGGCTCCTTGTCGGGGAAGGCGCCGGTCGCTGAGCAGCAACTGGTGACGCCCGGCCCCGCGGCGTCCGCTGTGGTGCAGCCTGCCGTGCGGGAGCCTGCCGCGCCGGTGAGGAAAGCAGCGCGTAGTTCGCCGGTCGTGACTCCGGCATCGCCTGTGGCGCCGGCTGCCGGTGCCGCTGTGCATGACGGTGCTCTGCTGGAGGAGCTGACGGCCACCGTCGCGAGCGTTCTGAAACTGCCGACCAGCCGCGTCAAACCCACCACCCCCCTCAAGCGCATGGGCCTCGACTCCCTCATGGCAGTCGAACTCCGCGCACGCATCGAACGGAACCACCAGACCGACATCCCCGTCACCCTCCTCCTCAAGGGCGGCACCCTCAACAAGATCATCGACCACATCGGCAGCAACACACCCCCCATACCGGCCACAGATCAGGCACGTGTTCCGACACCGACAGAACCGGTCAGCGCCGCACCCGCGCCCGTGAAGCCCAGGGCCGTCGAGCCGACGCCGAAGGCTCCCGTCACCGCCGCCGTCAAGGCCGAACCCGCCCCGCCGACCGGAACGGACGAGGACCCTCTGCTGGAGGAGCTGACGGCCACCGTCGCGAGCGTTCTGAAACTGCCGACCAGCCGCGTCAAACCCACCACCCCCCTCAAGCGCATGGGCCTCGACTCCCTCATGGCAGTCGAACTCCGCGCACGCATCGAACGGAACCACCAGACCGACATCCCCGTCACCCTCCTCCTCAAGGGCGGCACCCTCAACAAGATCATCGACCACATCGGCAGCAACACTCGTGACGCGGACACAGAAGGTGCTGAGCTGTGAAAACACCGGGTATCCACATCGCCGGCCTGGGAACGTACCTCCCGGAGATCATGAGTGCGGAGAAGGCCGTCGAACAGGGCCTCTACTCGGAGGAGGACTACGAGTGGTTCGGCTGGACCGGCGCGGCTGTAGCGGGTGACATCTCCGCCCCGGACATGGCGGTCCACGCCGCCCGTGAGGCCATGGAGCGGGCCGGGCAGGACGGAGCGGGCCTCCGTCTTCACATCCATGCGCACAGCTGGCCGCAGGGCCCGCTGGGCTGGTCTCCTCATCAGTACGTTCTGCACCACGTCACACAGCGTGACGTTCCTTCCTTCCTTATCTGGCAGGCGTGCAGTGGGTTGATCGGCGGAATGGAAATGGCCGCCTCGTACCTGATGGCGCAGCCGGAAGGCTCGGGGGCTCTTCTGACCGGGGCCGACAACTCGGGCAGGCCGGACTTCAACCGGTGGGCGTTCGGGCTTCAGAACGGCGTGATCGGGGACGGCGGCTCGGCGGTGGTGCTGTCCAAACAGGGCGGCTTCGCACGCTTGTTGTCCATCAATTCCGGATCCACACCGGAGCTGGAACAGCTCTACCGCGGCAACGAACCGATCTACTCCCCCGAGAGCGCCGGAGGGGAACGGGTCGACTTCCGCGAGCGGCTGAGTTCGTTCGGAGACGATCTGGGAAACACTGTCGCCGAAGTCGTCAGCCGACAGGGCGAGTTGCGGGCCGAACTGGCCCTGCGGTCGATGGCCGAGGCCGGAATCACCCCGGAGCAGGTCACGCGTGTGGCGCATGTCTTCACCGGCCTGGAGAGCTACCTGAAGGTCATCCTGGACCCGATGGGAGTCAGTTCTGACAAGGGTCTGCTCGAGTACGGCCGCCAGTTCGGCCACCTCACGGTGAACGACCAGATCATCGGTCTGGAGCATCTCGTGGCGACCGGCGAGGTGGGCCCCGGCGACCATGTGCTGATTGTCGCCCACGGAGGCGGCACATCCATCTCCTGTGCGGTCGTGGCCGTCGACACACGCCCTGACTGGGCGTCCGGGCCGGGCGCGGTCACTTCCGCCACACGGACATCCTCCACCGGCCAGACGGCCGGCTTCGCCGAAGGAGGCGGGCGGTGATCGAGGCGGACATCTTCTGCGGTGAACTGGAACAGCGCGGCTTCGCCAGGGCCAGCGGTGTCCCCTGTTCCTTCTTCGGAGGGCCCATCGCCCATCTCAGCCGTACTCCTGGGCGCTACACCCCGGCCGCGAACGAGGGCAACGCCGTGGCTGTTGCGGTCGGAGCGGCGCTGGCGGGTGAGCGCTGCTACGTGATGCTGCAGAACTCCGGGCTGGGCAATCTGGTCAACCCCCTGACATCACTGGTGATGACTTACCGCATACCGGTGCTGACGTTCGTGAGCCTTCGCGGGTGGCCGGACCCCGCCCAGGATGAACCCCAGCACGAAGTGATGGGCGGGATCACCCAGCCCTTCCTGGAGATGCTCGGCCTGCCGCGCTGGATCCTGCGGGCGGATGTGTCGCACGAGGAGTTCAGCGGCATCCTGGATGAGGCCGAGGCCGCAGTGTCCAAAGGGCAGGCACCCTTTGTTCTCGTGGAGAAGGGTGCTGTGGGCAAGTGCCCTCCGGGCGAGGACAGCGCGGCCGAGGCCAGGCAGCACAGCGGTGAGGTGGTGAGCCTGGTCAGCGAGCTGGCCGGCGAGGCGCCGGTGATCGCCACCACTGGTTTCACCGGGCGTGAGCTGTTCGGTCTCGATGACAGGCCGCGCAATTTCTACATGCAGGGCTCCATGGGACACGCCTCGTCCATAGCCCTGGGGGTTGCCCTGGCGCAACCGCGGACCCCGGTCTTCGTCCTCGACGGCGACGGCGCCGCGCTGATGCATCTGGGTGCGCTCTCGGCGATCGGCGACCAGGCACCCGGCAATCTGGTGCACGTCGTGCTGGACAACGGCATCCACGAGTCGACCGGCGGGCAATCCACCACGTCCGCTGGTACGTCCATCGAGGAGGTGGCGCGGGCCGCGGGTTATGCAACGGCGGAACGGTGTCGAAGCCTTGAGCAGGTTCGCGAGCAGGTCACTCGTGCCCTCCACAGCCCGGGCCCGCACCTGATCCTGGTCCCGACCCGTGCCCGCACGGGGCCGATGCCGCCGCGGGCGACTGCCACGCACTCGCCGGAGAACATGCGCGACCGGTTCGCACGGGCCGTGCAGGCGGCGTCCGGCCTCCCGTAATTCCGGAGGCCGGCAACGACGCCAGACCCTCTTCGTCTTCCTTCCGCTCATCCCCGACTCACCACGTAACCGGCGGCTGGTGTGCCACGCGCACCGGCCGCCGGGGCAGAGGAGATCTCCACCTATGTCTACTCGCACCCGGCAGATTCTGAGCGCCGCAACGGTTCTTTCAGCACTCGTGCTGACCGCTTGCGGATCGAGCGCCGCCGACAAGGGCGGTAAGGCTGAGGGGGGCGCTCGTAACCCTGACAGTCTCGTCTTCGCCACCATCCCGACCGAGGACTCCACCACACTGGAGCAGAGCTTCGCCGGTGTGATCGCGATGCTGGAGAAGGAGACAGGCAAGAAGATCACCTTCCAGAAGGCGACCGACTACGCGGCCATCATCGAGGGCCAGCGGACCGGGAAGATCGACATCGCTGTCTACGGGCCTTTCACCTACGTGTTGGCTCTCAACTCCGGGGTGAAGATCGAGCCCGCCGCCGCGCTGGTCACGGAGAAGGGCGCGAAGCCCGGGTATCGCTCCTACGGCTTCGTGAAGACGGGCTCCGACATCAAGAGCCTGGCAGACGCCAAGGACAAGAAGGTCTGCTTCGTCGAGCCGAACTCGACCTCGGGGTACCTGTATC
The Streptomyces sp. CNQ-509 DNA segment above includes these coding regions:
- a CDS encoding type I polyketide synthase produces the protein MQTNSDRAAEGGTDGKRREQAEPIAIIGMAGRFPGSPDIDTFWDQLRAGTDAISEIPRDRYDVEAIFEPSPSSPGRTSSKWGGFLERIQEFDGEFFGISPREASRMDPQQRLLLETTYDALEDAGQDLGRIGGSNTGVYMGQLGGDYWHMQYRNPQDLEFYGLIGSAARAMTSGRVAYSFDFRGPSVTLDTACSSSLTAVHMAAQSIRSGETTMAVAGAANVVLLPEEGTVYSGARMLASDGRCKFGDASADGFVRSDGVGVVILKSLSQARADGDRVRAVILGSAIGNDGQSSGYLVTPGVEGQRDVLLRAYEQAGISPAEIDYLEAHGTGTSVGDKVELEVFGQVLGPGRPVDQPCLVGSSKTNIGHAEAAAGMAGLIKTVLSLEHGAVPANLHQNTPNPAIPWDTLPVRLPSTYTPLPDRGRPHLAGVSSFGLTGANAHVVLSAPEPRPVQKSGSAGEPGAHLLALSAVGPEALMELAGAWADVLDDEGPSAPSLQDLTYSALQRRSHFDCRLAIVVASRGEAAAILREFAEDGEAHGSASALYVEEERPRVVFVFPGQGSQWIGMGRQLLATEPVFEQAMTACDGVISHENGWSVIELLNSDDTERFARVDVIQPTLWAMEIALAELWRSWGVEPDVVIGHSMGEAAAAYISGALSLADAGAVICRRSRMARRLSGHGTMAWVEQSAQQASEAIAGYENSVAIAAANSPTSTLLSGDRQALEEILAKLDEQDVFNRWINVDYASHGPQMDAIRADLLSELKQLSPQAGTIPVHSTLLGETIDGSRMDAEYWARNIREPVNFVDAVRTQLDTGNTVFVEISPHPVLASAIAATAEAHGQPSTAVGSLRRDDDERESLLTSVAKLHTANVAFDWEKVTGGGRFVPLPRYPWQRVQHWIEETEGPTSSGGAPAERLEETDLPPGVVHTHPLLGAAVPAPSGTRTWQGPVDRARNAYLHDHQVQGSVIFPGTAYIELAAAAAAEIHGDAPVSVRDIRYREALFLDEGAAEVRVTLTLTGSAPEYSLQVHSQASSASPWVLHAEATVSPCAAPAGTAEAVADIRSRAGRHQDKTVFYPWHAARGNQWNGAFQAVEDVWMGEGEALARLAAPSSVLDDWDAHRFHPAVLDAAAHSLVAARPDIEEGQDHAFVLGGIDQVRIFRRPGTRLWSHCVLKPEAREDSFTGDVRILDETGALVADMTGLRLQYLRGHAPAPLASAPDADEEDGPGDWLYELQWTPAAPLTTPAVQQDGTWVVLTDSGHIGRNVVKGLQRRGQRVVVVTAARGYATTGADRHRVDPASRDDLAKILMETSQDSTIRGIVHMWSLDATVSGDANDAEIRRAEDLTCRSAVHLSQALAEAHHDRPPRLWLVTRSAQLVQRQDQVKSPFQAPIWGLGRTLAIEHPDWQTSLVDLDDAPSSVDALLTHLLHADGESQVGLRDGRRLAARLVRKEVGAAEAAGAPAGHVVIEVSHGGIGARDGNRLTDPAFMWGCAGVVAAVGDGTDGVVTGDTVLALVQGPLAGTVTVPASVVVSKPAALTAAQAATLPRSFVTAYRALHDVARVATAERVAVDDTTGELAEAAAKVATALGATVVSSEARDLDVLVTSGSGRKNASTARQLSPGGRYVDCSATFGSSPGHLSAEDFSHNRAFHTVELAELFSRAPQELGTALRQVCGLAERGVLRTAGFTELSLKEAQAAQGETGPVVVALSQHTAQESDVEKADFSVFAHATYLVTGGVGGIGGRVASWLADRGARHLLLTGRTALPPCEEWGSVVPTDPNYGQVSLLRSLAGRGIEVEYAAVDAADFDSMRMVLAEREAAGLPRLRGVLHVAGTIDYTLVRDLESPQISAALHSKVSGAWALHRLTRDQRLDFFVLFSSGSALLGSPLLGAYAAGNAFLDALAHYRLQRGQAASVVNWGFWGGVGMMARKAQEDERDVVPQGMQHFTPSQGLAVLEHLLQHQCDQAAVLRVDWPVWAQAYPALASTPQFRGLAQGEAGSLSGKAPVAEQQLVTPGPAASAVVQPAVREPAAPVRKAARSSPVVTPASPVAPAAGAAVHDGALLEELTATVASVLKLPTSRVKPTTPLKRMGLDSLMAVELRARIERNHQTDIPVTLLLKGGTLNKIIDHIGSNTPPIPATDQARVPTPTEPVSAAPAPVKPRAVEPTPKAPVTAAVKAEPAPPTGTDEDPLLEELTATVASVLKLPTSRVKPTTPLKRMGLDSLMAVELRARIERNHQTDIPVTLLLKGGTLNKIIDHIGSNTRDADTEGAEL
- the aepY gene encoding phosphonopyruvate decarboxylase; protein product: MIEADIFCGELEQRGFARASGVPCSFFGGPIAHLSRTPGRYTPAANEGNAVAVAVGAALAGERCYVMLQNSGLGNLVNPLTSLVMTYRIPVLTFVSLRGWPDPAQDEPQHEVMGGITQPFLEMLGLPRWILRADVSHEEFSGILDEAEAAVSKGQAPFVLVEKGAVGKCPPGEDSAAEARQHSGEVVSLVSELAGEAPVIATTGFTGRELFGLDDRPRNFYMQGSMGHASSIALGVALAQPRTPVFVLDGDGAALMHLGALSAIGDQAPGNLVHVVLDNGIHESTGGQSTTSAGTSIEEVARAAGYATAERCRSLEQVREQVTRALHSPGPHLILVPTRARTGPMPPRATATHSPENMRDRFARAVQAASGLP
- a CDS encoding phosphate/phosphite/phosphonate ABC transporter substrate-binding protein, with protein sequence MSTRTRQILSAATVLSALVLTACGSSAADKGGKAEGGARNPDSLVFATIPTEDSTTLEQSFAGVIAMLEKETGKKITFQKATDYAAIIEGQRTGKIDIAVYGPFTYVLALNSGVKIEPAAALVTEKGAKPGYRSYGFVKTGSDIKSLADAKDKKVCFVEPNSTSGYLYPSAGFIEAGVDPEKDIKPVMAGGHDASVLSVVSGQCDLGFAYDVMVEHQLIDKKQIKPGAVETIWKSEIVPGSPAAVSDELDSGLKNKIVTALQTKANADYLKDNGFCTTVCSVGDQGNWGFTKVSDAMYDGVRKVCATTKDEQCQS
- a CDS encoding ketoacyl-ACP synthase III family protein; translated protein: MKTPGIHIAGLGTYLPEIMSAEKAVEQGLYSEEDYEWFGWTGAAVAGDISAPDMAVHAAREAMERAGQDGAGLRLHIHAHSWPQGPLGWSPHQYVLHHVTQRDVPSFLIWQACSGLIGGMEMAASYLMAQPEGSGALLTGADNSGRPDFNRWAFGLQNGVIGDGGSAVVLSKQGGFARLLSINSGSTPELEQLYRGNEPIYSPESAGGERVDFRERLSSFGDDLGNTVAEVVSRQGELRAELALRSMAEAGITPEQVTRVAHVFTGLESYLKVILDPMGVSSDKGLLEYGRQFGHLTVNDQIIGLEHLVATGEVGPGDHVLIVAHGGGTSISCAVVAVDTRPDWASGPGAVTSATRTSSTGQTAGFAEGGGR